The Vidua macroura isolate BioBank_ID:100142 chromosome 27, ASM2450914v1, whole genome shotgun sequence genome includes a window with the following:
- the TLK2 gene encoding serine/threonine-protein kinase tousled-like 2 isoform X4 — MMEELHSLDPRRQELLEARFTGVGVAKGPLNSESSNQSLCSVGSLSDKELETPEKKQNDQRNRKRKAEAYETSQGKGTPRGHKISDYFERRVEQPLYGVDGSAAKEPQEEHSALPTLMSVMLAKQRLENEQLAQRGGGLCFTFVSAQQGSPSSTGSGNTEHSCTSQKQISIQHKQSQSDLTMEKISALENSKNSDLEKKEGRIDDLLRANCDLRRQIDEQQKMLEKYKERLNRCVTMSKKLLIEKSKQEKMACRDKSMQDRLRLGHFTTVRHGASFTEQWTDGYAFQNLIKQQERINSQREEIERQRKMLAKRKPPAMGQTPPASTEQKQRKNKTNGAENETLTLAEYHEQEEIFKLRLGHLKKEEAEIQAELERLERVRNLHIRELKRIHNEDNSQFKDHPTLNDRYLLLHLLGRGGFSEVYKAFDLTEQRYVAVKIHQLNKNWRDEKKENYHKHACREYRIHKELDHPRIVKLYDYFSLDTDSFCTVLEYCEGNDLDFYLKQHKLMSEKEARSIIMQIVNALKYLNEIKPPIIHYDLKPGNILLVNGTACGEIKITDFGLSKIMDDDSYNSVDGMELTSQGAGTYWYLPPECFVVGKEPPKISNKVDVWSVGVIFYQCLYGRKPFGHNQSQQDILQENTILKATEVQFPPKPVVTPEAKAFIRRCLAYRKEDRIDVQQLACDPYLLPHIRKSVSTSSPAGAAIASTSGSSNNSSSN; from the exons GGTCCGTTAAATAGTGAGTCTTCCAACCAGAGCTTGTGCAGCGTGGGATCTCTGAGTGATAAAGAATTGGAG ACTCCCgagaaaaagcagaatgacCAGCGGAAtaggaagagaaaagcagaagccTATGAGACCAGTCAAG GGAAAGGCACTCCTAGAGGACATAAAATTAGTGATTATTTTGAG CGGCGAGTGGAGCAGCCGCTGTATGGGGTAGACGGCAGCGCAGCCAAGGAGCCGCAGGAGGAACACTCTGCTCTGCCAACGCTGATGTCGGTGATGCTGGCGAAGCAGCGGCTAGAGAatgagcagctggcacagaggggAGGTGGCCTCTGTTTTACTTTTGTCTCG GCCCAGCAAGGCAGCCCATCTTCTACCGGATCAGGGAACACTGAGCATTCCTGCACCTCCCAAAAACAGATTTCCATCCAGCACAAACAGTCACAG TCTGACCTcacaatggaaaaaatatctgcACTAGAAAACAGTAAGAACTCTGACTTGGAGAAGAAGGAGGGGAGGATAGATGACTTATTAAGA GCCAACTGTGATTTGAGACGGCAGATAGACGAGCAGCAAAAGATGCTGGAGAAGTACAAGGAGCGGTTGAATCGATGTGTAACGATGAGCAAGAAGCTTCTTATAGAAAAG tcAAAGCAGGAGAAGATGGCATGCCGAGATAAGAGCATGCAGGATCGATTGAGGCTGGGGCACTTCACCACCGTGCGGCACGGCGCATCCTTCACCGAGCAGTGGACAGATGGTTATGCCTTCCAGAACCTCATCAA GCAACAGGAAAGGATAAATTCCCAGCGGGAAGAAATAGAAAGACAACGAAAAATGTTAGCAAAGCGGAAGCCACCTGCAATGGGCCAGACCCCTCCAGCAAGCACCGAGCAGAAGCAGCGCAAGAACAAGACCAATGGAGCAGAAAATGAAAC GTTAACATTAGCAGAATACCATGAACAGGAGGAAATCTTCAAACTCCGACTAGGTCATCTTAAAAAG GAAGAAGCTGagatccaggcagagctggaacgGCTAGAGAGGGTTAGAAATCTGCACATCAGGGAATTGAAAAGGATACACAATGAAGATAATTCACA ATTTAAAGACCATCCAACGCTAAATGATAGATATTTGTTGCTACATCTTCTGGGTAGAGGTGGCTTCAGTGAAGTATATAAG GCATTTGATTTAACAGAACAGAGATATGTAGCTGTGAAAATACACCAGTTAAATAAAAACTGGAGggatgagaagaaagaaaactatcACAA ACATGCATGTAGAGAGTACAGAATTCACAAAGAACTGGATCACCCTCGAATAGTTAAACTATACGACTACTTCTCACTGGATACTGACTC gttttgtaCAGTGTTAGAATACTGTGAGGGGAATGATCTGGACTTCTACCTGAAACAGCACAAGCTAATGTCGGAGAAAGAGGCACGATCCATTATTATGCAGATTGtgaatgctttaaaatacttaaatgaaATCAAACCTCCCATCATACACTATGACCTTAAACCAG GTAACATTCTTCTAGTCAATGGTACTGCATGTGGAGAGataaaaatcacagattttGGACTTTCTAAAATTATGGATGATGACAGCTACAACTCAGTTGATGGCATGGAGCTGACATCGCAGGGGGCTGGTACTTACTG GTATTTGCCACCAGAATGTTTTGTGGTTGGGAAAGAACCTCCAAAGATTTCAAATAAAGTTGATGTCTGGTCAGTGGGAGTCATCTTCTATCAGTGTCTATATGGCAGAAAG CCCTTCGGTCACAACCAGTCACAACAGGATATTTTGCAGGAGAACACAATTCTGAAAGCTACTGAGGTGCAGTTCCCTCCAAAGCCAGTAGTCACACCAGAAGCAAAG GCATTCATCAGGCGGTGTCTGGCCTATCGCAAGGAGGACCGGATAGATGTCCAGCAGCTGGCCTGTGACCCCTACTTGCTGCCTCACATCCGCAAATCTGTATCCACAAgcagcccagctggagctgcaatTGCATCAACCTCTGGATCATCCAATAACAGCTCTTCAAACTGA
- the TLK2 gene encoding serine/threonine-protein kinase tousled-like 2 isoform X5 produces the protein MMEELHSLDPRRQELLEARFTGVGVAKVGASNSLPTPPSLRPSCSALALGPLNSESSNQSLCSVGSLSDKELETPEKKQNDQRNRKRKAEAYETSQGKGTPRGHKISDYFEFAGGSGPGTSPGRSVPPVARSSPQHSLSNPLPAQQGSPSSTGSGNTEHSCTSQKQISIQHKQSQSDLTMEKISALENSKNSDLEKKEGRIDDLLRANCDLRRQIDEQQKMLEKYKERLNRCVTMSKKLLIEKSKQEKMACRDKSMQDRLRLGHFTTVRHGASFTEQWTDGYAFQNLIKQQERINSQREEIERQRKMLAKRKPPAMGQTPPASTEQKQRKNKTNGAENETLTLAEYHEQEEIFKLRLGHLKKEEAEIQAELERLERVRNLHIRELKRIHNEDNSQFKDHPTLNDRYLLLHLLGRGGFSEVYKAFDLTEQRYVAVKIHQLNKNWRDEKKENYHKHACREYRIHKELDHPRIVKLYDYFSLDTDSFCTVLEYCEGNDLDFYLKQHKLMSEKEARSIIMQIVNALKYLNEIKPPIIHYDLKPGNILLVNGTACGEIKITDFGLSKIMDDDSYNSVDGMELTSQGAGTYWYLPPECFVVGKEPPKISNKVDVWSVGVIFYQCLYGRKPFGHNQSQQDILQENTILKATEVQFPPKPVVTPEAKAFIRRCLAYRKEDRIDVQQLACDPYLLPHIRKSVSTSSPAGAAIASTSGSSNNSSSN, from the exons GGTCCGTTAAATAGTGAGTCTTCCAACCAGAGCTTGTGCAGCGTGGGATCTCTGAGTGATAAAGAATTGGAG ACTCCCgagaaaaagcagaatgacCAGCGGAAtaggaagagaaaagcagaagccTATGAGACCAGTCAAG GGAAAGGCACTCCTAGAGGACATAAAATTAGTGATTATTTTGAG TTTGCTGGGGGCAGTGGCCCAGGAACCAGTCCCGGTAGAAGCGTGCCACCCGTCGCCAGATCCTCTCCACAGCATTCCCTGTCCAACCCCTTGCCG GCCCAGCAAGGCAGCCCATCTTCTACCGGATCAGGGAACACTGAGCATTCCTGCACCTCCCAAAAACAGATTTCCATCCAGCACAAACAGTCACAG TCTGACCTcacaatggaaaaaatatctgcACTAGAAAACAGTAAGAACTCTGACTTGGAGAAGAAGGAGGGGAGGATAGATGACTTATTAAGA GCCAACTGTGATTTGAGACGGCAGATAGACGAGCAGCAAAAGATGCTGGAGAAGTACAAGGAGCGGTTGAATCGATGTGTAACGATGAGCAAGAAGCTTCTTATAGAAAAG tcAAAGCAGGAGAAGATGGCATGCCGAGATAAGAGCATGCAGGATCGATTGAGGCTGGGGCACTTCACCACCGTGCGGCACGGCGCATCCTTCACCGAGCAGTGGACAGATGGTTATGCCTTCCAGAACCTCATCAA GCAACAGGAAAGGATAAATTCCCAGCGGGAAGAAATAGAAAGACAACGAAAAATGTTAGCAAAGCGGAAGCCACCTGCAATGGGCCAGACCCCTCCAGCAAGCACCGAGCAGAAGCAGCGCAAGAACAAGACCAATGGAGCAGAAAATGAAAC GTTAACATTAGCAGAATACCATGAACAGGAGGAAATCTTCAAACTCCGACTAGGTCATCTTAAAAAG GAAGAAGCTGagatccaggcagagctggaacgGCTAGAGAGGGTTAGAAATCTGCACATCAGGGAATTGAAAAGGATACACAATGAAGATAATTCACA ATTTAAAGACCATCCAACGCTAAATGATAGATATTTGTTGCTACATCTTCTGGGTAGAGGTGGCTTCAGTGAAGTATATAAG GCATTTGATTTAACAGAACAGAGATATGTAGCTGTGAAAATACACCAGTTAAATAAAAACTGGAGggatgagaagaaagaaaactatcACAA ACATGCATGTAGAGAGTACAGAATTCACAAAGAACTGGATCACCCTCGAATAGTTAAACTATACGACTACTTCTCACTGGATACTGACTC gttttgtaCAGTGTTAGAATACTGTGAGGGGAATGATCTGGACTTCTACCTGAAACAGCACAAGCTAATGTCGGAGAAAGAGGCACGATCCATTATTATGCAGATTGtgaatgctttaaaatacttaaatgaaATCAAACCTCCCATCATACACTATGACCTTAAACCAG GTAACATTCTTCTAGTCAATGGTACTGCATGTGGAGAGataaaaatcacagattttGGACTTTCTAAAATTATGGATGATGACAGCTACAACTCAGTTGATGGCATGGAGCTGACATCGCAGGGGGCTGGTACTTACTG GTATTTGCCACCAGAATGTTTTGTGGTTGGGAAAGAACCTCCAAAGATTTCAAATAAAGTTGATGTCTGGTCAGTGGGAGTCATCTTCTATCAGTGTCTATATGGCAGAAAG CCCTTCGGTCACAACCAGTCACAACAGGATATTTTGCAGGAGAACACAATTCTGAAAGCTACTGAGGTGCAGTTCCCTCCAAAGCCAGTAGTCACACCAGAAGCAAAG GCATTCATCAGGCGGTGTCTGGCCTATCGCAAGGAGGACCGGATAGATGTCCAGCAGCTGGCCTGTGACCCCTACTTGCTGCCTCACATCCGCAAATCTGTATCCACAAgcagcccagctggagctgcaatTGCATCAACCTCTGGATCATCCAATAACAGCTCTTCAAACTGA
- the TLK2 gene encoding serine/threonine-protein kinase tousled-like 2 isoform X1 — MMEELHSLDPRRQELLEARFTGVGVAKVGASNSLPTPPSLRPSCSALALGPLNSESSNQSLCSVGSLSDKELETPEKKQNDQRNRKRKAEAYETSQGKGTPRGHKISDYFEFAGGSGPGTSPGRSVPPVARSSPQHSLSNPLPRRVEQPLYGVDGSAAKEPQEEHSALPTLMSVMLAKQRLENEQLAQRGGGLCFTFVSAQQGSPSSTGSGNTEHSCTSQKQISIQHKQSQSDLTMEKISALENSKNSDLEKKEGRIDDLLRANCDLRRQIDEQQKMLEKYKERLNRCVTMSKKLLIEKSKQEKMACRDKSMQDRLRLGHFTTVRHGASFTEQWTDGYAFQNLIKQQERINSQREEIERQRKMLAKRKPPAMGQTPPASTEQKQRKNKTNGAENETLTLAEYHEQEEIFKLRLGHLKKEEAEIQAELERLERVRNLHIRELKRIHNEDNSQFKDHPTLNDRYLLLHLLGRGGFSEVYKAFDLTEQRYVAVKIHQLNKNWRDEKKENYHKHACREYRIHKELDHPRIVKLYDYFSLDTDSFCTVLEYCEGNDLDFYLKQHKLMSEKEARSIIMQIVNALKYLNEIKPPIIHYDLKPGNILLVNGTACGEIKITDFGLSKIMDDDSYNSVDGMELTSQGAGTYWYLPPECFVVGKEPPKISNKVDVWSVGVIFYQCLYGRKPFGHNQSQQDILQENTILKATEVQFPPKPVVTPEAKAFIRRCLAYRKEDRIDVQQLACDPYLLPHIRKSVSTSSPAGAAIASTSGSSNNSSSN, encoded by the exons GGTCCGTTAAATAGTGAGTCTTCCAACCAGAGCTTGTGCAGCGTGGGATCTCTGAGTGATAAAGAATTGGAG ACTCCCgagaaaaagcagaatgacCAGCGGAAtaggaagagaaaagcagaagccTATGAGACCAGTCAAG GGAAAGGCACTCCTAGAGGACATAAAATTAGTGATTATTTTGAG TTTGCTGGGGGCAGTGGCCCAGGAACCAGTCCCGGTAGAAGCGTGCCACCCGTCGCCAGATCCTCTCCACAGCATTCCCTGTCCAACCCCTTGCCG CGGCGAGTGGAGCAGCCGCTGTATGGGGTAGACGGCAGCGCAGCCAAGGAGCCGCAGGAGGAACACTCTGCTCTGCCAACGCTGATGTCGGTGATGCTGGCGAAGCAGCGGCTAGAGAatgagcagctggcacagaggggAGGTGGCCTCTGTTTTACTTTTGTCTCG GCCCAGCAAGGCAGCCCATCTTCTACCGGATCAGGGAACACTGAGCATTCCTGCACCTCCCAAAAACAGATTTCCATCCAGCACAAACAGTCACAG TCTGACCTcacaatggaaaaaatatctgcACTAGAAAACAGTAAGAACTCTGACTTGGAGAAGAAGGAGGGGAGGATAGATGACTTATTAAGA GCCAACTGTGATTTGAGACGGCAGATAGACGAGCAGCAAAAGATGCTGGAGAAGTACAAGGAGCGGTTGAATCGATGTGTAACGATGAGCAAGAAGCTTCTTATAGAAAAG tcAAAGCAGGAGAAGATGGCATGCCGAGATAAGAGCATGCAGGATCGATTGAGGCTGGGGCACTTCACCACCGTGCGGCACGGCGCATCCTTCACCGAGCAGTGGACAGATGGTTATGCCTTCCAGAACCTCATCAA GCAACAGGAAAGGATAAATTCCCAGCGGGAAGAAATAGAAAGACAACGAAAAATGTTAGCAAAGCGGAAGCCACCTGCAATGGGCCAGACCCCTCCAGCAAGCACCGAGCAGAAGCAGCGCAAGAACAAGACCAATGGAGCAGAAAATGAAAC GTTAACATTAGCAGAATACCATGAACAGGAGGAAATCTTCAAACTCCGACTAGGTCATCTTAAAAAG GAAGAAGCTGagatccaggcagagctggaacgGCTAGAGAGGGTTAGAAATCTGCACATCAGGGAATTGAAAAGGATACACAATGAAGATAATTCACA ATTTAAAGACCATCCAACGCTAAATGATAGATATTTGTTGCTACATCTTCTGGGTAGAGGTGGCTTCAGTGAAGTATATAAG GCATTTGATTTAACAGAACAGAGATATGTAGCTGTGAAAATACACCAGTTAAATAAAAACTGGAGggatgagaagaaagaaaactatcACAA ACATGCATGTAGAGAGTACAGAATTCACAAAGAACTGGATCACCCTCGAATAGTTAAACTATACGACTACTTCTCACTGGATACTGACTC gttttgtaCAGTGTTAGAATACTGTGAGGGGAATGATCTGGACTTCTACCTGAAACAGCACAAGCTAATGTCGGAGAAAGAGGCACGATCCATTATTATGCAGATTGtgaatgctttaaaatacttaaatgaaATCAAACCTCCCATCATACACTATGACCTTAAACCAG GTAACATTCTTCTAGTCAATGGTACTGCATGTGGAGAGataaaaatcacagattttGGACTTTCTAAAATTATGGATGATGACAGCTACAACTCAGTTGATGGCATGGAGCTGACATCGCAGGGGGCTGGTACTTACTG GTATTTGCCACCAGAATGTTTTGTGGTTGGGAAAGAACCTCCAAAGATTTCAAATAAAGTTGATGTCTGGTCAGTGGGAGTCATCTTCTATCAGTGTCTATATGGCAGAAAG CCCTTCGGTCACAACCAGTCACAACAGGATATTTTGCAGGAGAACACAATTCTGAAAGCTACTGAGGTGCAGTTCCCTCCAAAGCCAGTAGTCACACCAGAAGCAAAG GCATTCATCAGGCGGTGTCTGGCCTATCGCAAGGAGGACCGGATAGATGTCCAGCAGCTGGCCTGTGACCCCTACTTGCTGCCTCACATCCGCAAATCTGTATCCACAAgcagcccagctggagctgcaatTGCATCAACCTCTGGATCATCCAATAACAGCTCTTCAAACTGA
- the TLK2 gene encoding serine/threonine-protein kinase tousled-like 2 isoform X6, producing the protein MMEELHSLDPRRQELLEARFTGVGVAKVGASNSLPTPPSLRPSCSALALGPLNSESSNQSLCSVGSLSDKELETPEKKQNDQRNRKRKAEAYETSQGKGTPRGHKISDYFEAQQGSPSSTGSGNTEHSCTSQKQISIQHKQSQSDLTMEKISALENSKNSDLEKKEGRIDDLLRANCDLRRQIDEQQKMLEKYKERLNRCVTMSKKLLIEKSKQEKMACRDKSMQDRLRLGHFTTVRHGASFTEQWTDGYAFQNLIKQQERINSQREEIERQRKMLAKRKPPAMGQTPPASTEQKQRKNKTNGAENETLTLAEYHEQEEIFKLRLGHLKKEEAEIQAELERLERVRNLHIRELKRIHNEDNSQFKDHPTLNDRYLLLHLLGRGGFSEVYKAFDLTEQRYVAVKIHQLNKNWRDEKKENYHKHACREYRIHKELDHPRIVKLYDYFSLDTDSFCTVLEYCEGNDLDFYLKQHKLMSEKEARSIIMQIVNALKYLNEIKPPIIHYDLKPGNILLVNGTACGEIKITDFGLSKIMDDDSYNSVDGMELTSQGAGTYWYLPPECFVVGKEPPKISNKVDVWSVGVIFYQCLYGRKPFGHNQSQQDILQENTILKATEVQFPPKPVVTPEAKAFIRRCLAYRKEDRIDVQQLACDPYLLPHIRKSVSTSSPAGAAIASTSGSSNNSSSN; encoded by the exons GGTCCGTTAAATAGTGAGTCTTCCAACCAGAGCTTGTGCAGCGTGGGATCTCTGAGTGATAAAGAATTGGAG ACTCCCgagaaaaagcagaatgacCAGCGGAAtaggaagagaaaagcagaagccTATGAGACCAGTCAAG GGAAAGGCACTCCTAGAGGACATAAAATTAGTGATTATTTTGAG GCCCAGCAAGGCAGCCCATCTTCTACCGGATCAGGGAACACTGAGCATTCCTGCACCTCCCAAAAACAGATTTCCATCCAGCACAAACAGTCACAG TCTGACCTcacaatggaaaaaatatctgcACTAGAAAACAGTAAGAACTCTGACTTGGAGAAGAAGGAGGGGAGGATAGATGACTTATTAAGA GCCAACTGTGATTTGAGACGGCAGATAGACGAGCAGCAAAAGATGCTGGAGAAGTACAAGGAGCGGTTGAATCGATGTGTAACGATGAGCAAGAAGCTTCTTATAGAAAAG tcAAAGCAGGAGAAGATGGCATGCCGAGATAAGAGCATGCAGGATCGATTGAGGCTGGGGCACTTCACCACCGTGCGGCACGGCGCATCCTTCACCGAGCAGTGGACAGATGGTTATGCCTTCCAGAACCTCATCAA GCAACAGGAAAGGATAAATTCCCAGCGGGAAGAAATAGAAAGACAACGAAAAATGTTAGCAAAGCGGAAGCCACCTGCAATGGGCCAGACCCCTCCAGCAAGCACCGAGCAGAAGCAGCGCAAGAACAAGACCAATGGAGCAGAAAATGAAAC GTTAACATTAGCAGAATACCATGAACAGGAGGAAATCTTCAAACTCCGACTAGGTCATCTTAAAAAG GAAGAAGCTGagatccaggcagagctggaacgGCTAGAGAGGGTTAGAAATCTGCACATCAGGGAATTGAAAAGGATACACAATGAAGATAATTCACA ATTTAAAGACCATCCAACGCTAAATGATAGATATTTGTTGCTACATCTTCTGGGTAGAGGTGGCTTCAGTGAAGTATATAAG GCATTTGATTTAACAGAACAGAGATATGTAGCTGTGAAAATACACCAGTTAAATAAAAACTGGAGggatgagaagaaagaaaactatcACAA ACATGCATGTAGAGAGTACAGAATTCACAAAGAACTGGATCACCCTCGAATAGTTAAACTATACGACTACTTCTCACTGGATACTGACTC gttttgtaCAGTGTTAGAATACTGTGAGGGGAATGATCTGGACTTCTACCTGAAACAGCACAAGCTAATGTCGGAGAAAGAGGCACGATCCATTATTATGCAGATTGtgaatgctttaaaatacttaaatgaaATCAAACCTCCCATCATACACTATGACCTTAAACCAG GTAACATTCTTCTAGTCAATGGTACTGCATGTGGAGAGataaaaatcacagattttGGACTTTCTAAAATTATGGATGATGACAGCTACAACTCAGTTGATGGCATGGAGCTGACATCGCAGGGGGCTGGTACTTACTG GTATTTGCCACCAGAATGTTTTGTGGTTGGGAAAGAACCTCCAAAGATTTCAAATAAAGTTGATGTCTGGTCAGTGGGAGTCATCTTCTATCAGTGTCTATATGGCAGAAAG CCCTTCGGTCACAACCAGTCACAACAGGATATTTTGCAGGAGAACACAATTCTGAAAGCTACTGAGGTGCAGTTCCCTCCAAAGCCAGTAGTCACACCAGAAGCAAAG GCATTCATCAGGCGGTGTCTGGCCTATCGCAAGGAGGACCGGATAGATGTCCAGCAGCTGGCCTGTGACCCCTACTTGCTGCCTCACATCCGCAAATCTGTATCCACAAgcagcccagctggagctgcaatTGCATCAACCTCTGGATCATCCAATAACAGCTCTTCAAACTGA
- the TLK2 gene encoding serine/threonine-protein kinase tousled-like 2 isoform X3 → MMEELHSLDPRRQELLEARFTGVGVAKVGASNSLPTPPSLRPSCSALALGPLNSESSNQSLCSVGSLSDKELETPEKKQNDQRNRKRKAEAYETSQGKGTPRGHKISDYFERRVEQPLYGVDGSAAKEPQEEHSALPTLMSVMLAKQRLENEQLAQRGGGLCFTFVSAQQGSPSSTGSGNTEHSCTSQKQISIQHKQSQSDLTMEKISALENSKNSDLEKKEGRIDDLLRANCDLRRQIDEQQKMLEKYKERLNRCVTMSKKLLIEKSKQEKMACRDKSMQDRLRLGHFTTVRHGASFTEQWTDGYAFQNLIKQQERINSQREEIERQRKMLAKRKPPAMGQTPPASTEQKQRKNKTNGAENETLTLAEYHEQEEIFKLRLGHLKKEEAEIQAELERLERVRNLHIRELKRIHNEDNSQFKDHPTLNDRYLLLHLLGRGGFSEVYKAFDLTEQRYVAVKIHQLNKNWRDEKKENYHKHACREYRIHKELDHPRIVKLYDYFSLDTDSFCTVLEYCEGNDLDFYLKQHKLMSEKEARSIIMQIVNALKYLNEIKPPIIHYDLKPGNILLVNGTACGEIKITDFGLSKIMDDDSYNSVDGMELTSQGAGTYWYLPPECFVVGKEPPKISNKVDVWSVGVIFYQCLYGRKPFGHNQSQQDILQENTILKATEVQFPPKPVVTPEAKAFIRRCLAYRKEDRIDVQQLACDPYLLPHIRKSVSTSSPAGAAIASTSGSSNNSSSN, encoded by the exons GGTCCGTTAAATAGTGAGTCTTCCAACCAGAGCTTGTGCAGCGTGGGATCTCTGAGTGATAAAGAATTGGAG ACTCCCgagaaaaagcagaatgacCAGCGGAAtaggaagagaaaagcagaagccTATGAGACCAGTCAAG GGAAAGGCACTCCTAGAGGACATAAAATTAGTGATTATTTTGAG CGGCGAGTGGAGCAGCCGCTGTATGGGGTAGACGGCAGCGCAGCCAAGGAGCCGCAGGAGGAACACTCTGCTCTGCCAACGCTGATGTCGGTGATGCTGGCGAAGCAGCGGCTAGAGAatgagcagctggcacagaggggAGGTGGCCTCTGTTTTACTTTTGTCTCG GCCCAGCAAGGCAGCCCATCTTCTACCGGATCAGGGAACACTGAGCATTCCTGCACCTCCCAAAAACAGATTTCCATCCAGCACAAACAGTCACAG TCTGACCTcacaatggaaaaaatatctgcACTAGAAAACAGTAAGAACTCTGACTTGGAGAAGAAGGAGGGGAGGATAGATGACTTATTAAGA GCCAACTGTGATTTGAGACGGCAGATAGACGAGCAGCAAAAGATGCTGGAGAAGTACAAGGAGCGGTTGAATCGATGTGTAACGATGAGCAAGAAGCTTCTTATAGAAAAG tcAAAGCAGGAGAAGATGGCATGCCGAGATAAGAGCATGCAGGATCGATTGAGGCTGGGGCACTTCACCACCGTGCGGCACGGCGCATCCTTCACCGAGCAGTGGACAGATGGTTATGCCTTCCAGAACCTCATCAA GCAACAGGAAAGGATAAATTCCCAGCGGGAAGAAATAGAAAGACAACGAAAAATGTTAGCAAAGCGGAAGCCACCTGCAATGGGCCAGACCCCTCCAGCAAGCACCGAGCAGAAGCAGCGCAAGAACAAGACCAATGGAGCAGAAAATGAAAC GTTAACATTAGCAGAATACCATGAACAGGAGGAAATCTTCAAACTCCGACTAGGTCATCTTAAAAAG GAAGAAGCTGagatccaggcagagctggaacgGCTAGAGAGGGTTAGAAATCTGCACATCAGGGAATTGAAAAGGATACACAATGAAGATAATTCACA ATTTAAAGACCATCCAACGCTAAATGATAGATATTTGTTGCTACATCTTCTGGGTAGAGGTGGCTTCAGTGAAGTATATAAG GCATTTGATTTAACAGAACAGAGATATGTAGCTGTGAAAATACACCAGTTAAATAAAAACTGGAGggatgagaagaaagaaaactatcACAA ACATGCATGTAGAGAGTACAGAATTCACAAAGAACTGGATCACCCTCGAATAGTTAAACTATACGACTACTTCTCACTGGATACTGACTC gttttgtaCAGTGTTAGAATACTGTGAGGGGAATGATCTGGACTTCTACCTGAAACAGCACAAGCTAATGTCGGAGAAAGAGGCACGATCCATTATTATGCAGATTGtgaatgctttaaaatacttaaatgaaATCAAACCTCCCATCATACACTATGACCTTAAACCAG GTAACATTCTTCTAGTCAATGGTACTGCATGTGGAGAGataaaaatcacagattttGGACTTTCTAAAATTATGGATGATGACAGCTACAACTCAGTTGATGGCATGGAGCTGACATCGCAGGGGGCTGGTACTTACTG GTATTTGCCACCAGAATGTTTTGTGGTTGGGAAAGAACCTCCAAAGATTTCAAATAAAGTTGATGTCTGGTCAGTGGGAGTCATCTTCTATCAGTGTCTATATGGCAGAAAG CCCTTCGGTCACAACCAGTCACAACAGGATATTTTGCAGGAGAACACAATTCTGAAAGCTACTGAGGTGCAGTTCCCTCCAAAGCCAGTAGTCACACCAGAAGCAAAG GCATTCATCAGGCGGTGTCTGGCCTATCGCAAGGAGGACCGGATAGATGTCCAGCAGCTGGCCTGTGACCCCTACTTGCTGCCTCACATCCGCAAATCTGTATCCACAAgcagcccagctggagctgcaatTGCATCAACCTCTGGATCATCCAATAACAGCTCTTCAAACTGA